Proteins found in one Chiloscyllium plagiosum isolate BGI_BamShark_2017 chromosome 23, ASM401019v2, whole genome shotgun sequence genomic segment:
- the cdhr5-rs gene encoding uncharacterized protein cdhr5-rs isoform X3: protein MVQVLDENDNPPMFLKESVQQVNISELTQVGNVVFTIKANDRDGDDLIYIIDGATSDAEFFTINLPSSGKVQLAQQLDFEVKNELELMVCAMEVNTKERYNTTAKININVLDGDDQYPRFLPCNFLSHGASRICVNPIYTGNVTEAKLPFHALQLSPGSVLAEDGDIGLQSPVIYSILEGGDNGRFEINNITGALMMRWPVRSYIQNPSFSLTVMASQVDDSSKYTVTKVLIRVLVQNRHRPRFNKIEYKGFVQEQLNPFALVVTYGNKPLLVKAVDQDFKNGRNPKLTYTLTNQSNHTQLYQVTQEGLLLARTNRLHAHEKYMLQIVGTDNESGDMVSTKVNVEVLHSRQPVPSGLPKESRMHSSKEMGLLGGIIAILLLLLIVAFILLVYNLRRRQKQHRQTSTVAVERNTNVRLKWFQLINTSKPEQSCRNLAYINEAFSSCNEESNNGGATYNQAKISHELLDAAPIQEQECTIKPILTNGKLTSCKFMCVKADVTAEEISTDAGHQYTECNNEEQRVNSNCPIGVNFQLPGKSGLEERPQWESKKEPLEVIKKTLQEAAGQAETVPEEIKSSVSTEKQDLKAYMTEEQEYLISSTGLADLMTTRGKKQSVSEAIQEHPATTSREQGHIICSKKRASVVEIMAGDAISEDTVRTKNLVALEQPAAEEHPLVETQPVIEVTVEHPVEVLYPASTDHPVKIENTVATMSLASSEYPVVVQHHVETENPVEMEDLGVTRLQVTRKMTTEYPAATEYSVSEDIVFYCPMTGVTIEVLEGAEEMEDTATIKEIVETSAVVTKCPVAEDGIEQVMTEGLAIEGQSITQLDAEDPSAEGSTIKGPEGETPTEGQLEGKGSLSAAGTDLELSEVVSIDSAAKEISLEATRHPEPDMVRDCSVVPMGSTDTDYSAAVERGDSSVTLGENTTNMVMF from the exons AGTGATGCAGAATTCTTCACAATCAACTTACCGAGCAGTGGAAAGGTCCAGTTGGCCCAGCAACTGGACTTTGAGGTGAAAAATGAATTGGAGCTGATGGTTTGTGCCATG GAAGTGAATACCAAAGAGAGATACAACACAACAGCGAAAATTAACATCAACGTGTTAGATGGGGATGACCAGTACCCAAGATTCCTTCCCTGCAATTTCCTGTCGCATGGAGCATCCAGGATTTGTGTCAACCCAATCTACACAGGAAATGTCACAGAGGCAAAGCTACCG TTTCACGCTCTCCAGCTCTCTCCGGGCTCCGTATTAGCAGAGGATGGAGACATAGGACTTCAATCACCAGTTATATACTCAATCCTTGAAG GTGGTGATAATGGCAGATTTGAAATCAACAATATTACTGGAGCGCTAATGATGAGGTGGCCAGTCCGGAGCTACATACAAAATCCATCATTCTCTCTTACAGTCATG GCCTCCCAAGTGGATGACTCTAGTAAATACACAGTGACCAAGGTGTTGATTCGTGTCTTGGTCCAGAATCGTCATCGGCCACGGTTTAACAAGATCGAGTATAAAGGATTTGTTCAGGAGCAACTCAACCCCTTTGCCCTGGTAGTGACTTATGGAAATAAACCCTTATTAGTGAAAGCAGTGGACCAAGATTTCAAAAAC GGCAGAAACCCGAAACTTACCTACACCCTGACAAATCAGTCCAACCACACACAGCTATACCAGGTCACTCAGGAAGGGCTTCTACTTGCTCGAACTAATCGATTGCATGCACATGAAAAGTACATGCTGCAG ATTGTTGGAACAGATAATGAATCGGGCGACATGGTCAGCACCAAGGTCAATGTTGAGGTTCTGCACTCACGTCAGCCAG TTCCATCCGGACTTCCCAAAGAAAGCAGGATGCACAGCTCTAAAGAAATGGGATTATTGGGAGGAATCATTGCCATATTACTCCTCCTCCTTATTGTTGCATTTATCTTACTTGTATATAACTTAAGGCGTCGACAGAAGCAACATAGACAAACGAGCACAGTTGCAGTAGAACGAAATACCAATGTG AGGTTAAAGTGGTTCCAGCTG ATTAACACCAGCAAACCAGAACAATCCTGCAGGAATCTAGCCTATATAAATGAAGCCTTCAGTAGTTGCAATGAGGAGTCGAACAATGGTGGTGCCACCTACAATCAGGCAAAAATTTCACATGAACTGCTTGATGCTGCACCAATTCAAGAACAAGAGTGTACCATCAAACCCATCTTGACGAATGGAAAACTTACTTCCTGCAAGTTTATGTGTGTTAAAGCTGATGTAACGGCAGAGGAAATTAGCACTGATGCTGGACACCAATATACAGAATGTAACAATGAGGAGCAGAGAGTAAATAGCAATTGCCCGATAGGAGTAAACTTTCAATTACCAGGTAAGTCTGGCTTGGAGGAAAGGCCACAATGGGAAAGTAAGAAGGAGCCATTGGAAGTCATAAAGAAAACTCTGCAAGAAgcagcagggcaggcagagacTGTGCCAGAAGAAATAAAGAGCTCCGTGTCAACAGAAAAGCAAGACCTTAAAGCATATATGACAGAAGAACAAGAATATTTAATATCTTCAACAGGTCTTGCAGACCTCATGACCACAAGAGGAAAAAAGCAATCGGTATCTGAAGCAATACAAGAACATCCAGCAACCACATCAAGGGAACAAGGGCACATAATATGTTCCAAGAAAAGAGCAAGTGTAGTGGAAATAATGGCAGGAGATGCAATATCAGAAGATACAGTGAGGACAAAAAACCTAGTAGCTCTAGAGCAGCCAGCAGCAGAAGAGCATCCACTAGTTGAAACACAACCTGTGATAGAAGTAACAGTGGAGCATCCAGTGGAAGTACTgtatccagcatctacagaccatcctgtaaaaatagaaaatacagtGGCAACAATGTCTCTGGCATCCTCAGAGTATCCAGTGGTAGTACAGCATCATGTGGAAACTGAGAATCCAGTGGAAATGGAGGATCTAGGGGTTACAAGGCTGCAAGTGACAAGGAAAATGACAACAGAATATCCAGCAGCCACAGAGTATTCAGTATCAGAAGACATTGTTTTCTACTGTCCAATGACAGGAGTAACCATAGAGGTCTTGGAAGGAGCTGAGGAAATGGAAGACACAGCAACAATAAAAGAAATTGTAGAAACTTCAGCGGTGGTCACAAAGTGTCCAGTGGCAGAAGATGGTATAGAGCAAGTCATGACAGAAGGACTGGCCATTGAGGGACAGTCAATCACACAGTTGGATGCAGAAGATCCATCAGCAGAGGGATCAACCATAAAGGGGCCAGAGGGAGAAACACCTACTGAGGGTCAACTGGAAGGCAAAGGAAGCCTGTCAGCAGCAGGAACAGATTTAGAGCTCTCGGAGGTAGTTAGCATCGACTCAGCAGCAAAAGAAATAAGTCTGGAAGCTACAAGGCATCCTGAACCTGATATGGTCAGAGATTGTTCAGTGGTTCCAATGGGTTCAACAGACACTGATTACTCAGCAGCTGTTGAAAGAGGAGACAGTTCTGTAACTTTAGGGGAAAACACCACAAATATGGTGATGTTTTAG